In one Candidatus Krumholzibacteriota bacterium genomic region, the following are encoded:
- a CDS encoding beta-lactamase family protein → MRIASIVALVIIIAVPASVLDCGDTGTPDTRIEAVRGGLSVFPRYVAGDPASFASLEDRMAALHVPGAQIAVIENWRIDWSAGFGLREAGSPAGVTADTPFQAASISKPVAAATALALVRSGRLDLDSPVDRYLRSWRIPPGDGFAADEVTLRRLLGHTAGTTVGGFPGYAAGAPLPSLIQVLDGDSPANTPPVKLARAPGTEISYSGGGYVIVQLLIEDVTRTPFYEVAKALILDETGMRNSSFRQPPDPGIAATAASGHDEEGRPIPGRWHVYPEAAAAGLWTTAADVAAFAIEIGRAARGKSRLVLDRELAGDMLRRQEIGDRAEPYGLGLAIEGEGRGLRVSHSGVNRGYRALFVLYPATGQGAVVMTNGAAGMTLAVEIVRAVARVYGWPSDAPAEVRTVRLAETDLDRLAGKYGIDGLPGSVVEIARAGDHLALSGPGISLTLHPVSESRFAAIEERVDLLFETGAGGAVSFRAIGGEIPPLTGRRIP, encoded by the coding sequence ATGCGGATCGCATCGATCGTCGCTCTCGTGATAATCATCGCCGTTCCGGCGAGTGTGCTGGACTGCGGAGACACGGGGACCCCCGACACCCGGATCGAGGCCGTGCGAGGGGGCCTGTCCGTCTTTCCCCGGTACGTCGCCGGCGATCCCGCTTCCTTCGCGTCCCTCGAGGACCGGATGGCCGCGCTTCACGTGCCCGGCGCGCAGATCGCCGTCATCGAGAACTGGCGGATCGACTGGTCCGCCGGCTTCGGCCTCCGCGAGGCCGGTTCGCCGGCCGGCGTCACGGCCGACACCCCCTTCCAGGCCGCGTCGATCTCCAAGCCGGTCGCGGCGGCCACCGCGCTCGCCCTCGTGAGATCCGGCCGCCTCGACCTCGACAGCCCCGTCGACCGCTACCTGCGGTCGTGGAGGATCCCGCCCGGCGACGGGTTTGCCGCCGACGAAGTCACGCTCCGGCGCCTGCTCGGCCACACGGCGGGAACGACCGTCGGGGGATTCCCCGGCTACGCTGCGGGCGCCCCCCTCCCCTCGCTCATCCAGGTGCTCGACGGCGACTCGCCGGCGAACACGCCGCCCGTCAAACTCGCCCGCGCGCCGGGGACGGAGATCTCCTATTCGGGCGGCGGCTACGTCATCGTCCAGCTCCTGATCGAGGACGTCACCCGGACCCCCTTCTACGAGGTGGCCAAAGCGCTCATCCTCGACGAGACGGGCATGCGCAACTCCTCGTTCCGGCAACCCCCCGATCCCGGGATCGCGGCGACGGCGGCCTCCGGACACGACGAGGAGGGACGGCCGATCCCCGGCCGCTGGCACGTCTATCCGGAAGCGGCGGCCGCGGGCCTCTGGACGACCGCCGCCGACGTCGCCGCCTTCGCGATCGAGATCGGACGCGCCGCACGGGGCAAATCGAGACTCGTGCTCGACCGGGAGCTCGCCGGGGACATGCTGCGCCGCCAGGAAATCGGCGACCGCGCCGAACCGTACGGGCTCGGCCTCGCGATCGAGGGCGAGGGGCGCGGGCTGCGCGTCTCGCATTCGGGCGTGAACCGTGGATACCGCGCGCTTTTCGTCCTCTACCCGGCGACGGGACAGGGCGCGGTCGTCATGACGAACGGCGCGGCGGGCATGACCCTCGCGGTCGAGATCGTGCGCGCCGTCGCCCGCGTCTACGGCTGGCCGTCGGACGCCCCCGCGGAGGTGCGGACCGTCCGCCTCGCCGAAACCGATCTCGACCGGCTCGCCGGGAAATACGGGATCGACGGCCTGCCGGGATCCGTCGTCGAGATCGCGCGCGCCGGCGATCATCTCGCCCTGTCGGGGCCAGGGATCTCCCTGACCCTCCACCCCGTCTCCGAATCGCGGTTCGCCGCGATCGAGGAACGCGTCGACCTGCTGTTCGAGACGGGCGCCGGCGGGGCCGTCTCCTTCCGGGCGATCGGCGGGGAGATCCCGCCTCTCACGGGCCGGCGGATACCGTGA